The following are from one region of the Pocillopora verrucosa isolate sample1 chromosome 3, ASM3666991v2, whole genome shotgun sequence genome:
- the LOC131794353 gene encoding contactin-associated protein like 5-3 — protein MFTVATLCLLFLALITSYGHGERYTRFDGSTYVTYSYKGEQRTLPNNIRLVFRTIKPSGILLHATSGGDDFITLELLRGKIRYSMSDGSMQNMTTGIVSIEHFGKVVDMANNEWHQVDWTKQTTNSWTLYVDTSTEVIKVPGFHSRTFADQTIYLGGVDVDRIKSRHLLLSDRDFVPFEGCLQDEHVTVDDLMLHNFTRVGNETLPDCNDTTEEYDPVTFKKPESFMKIDVPSVNAVKYSVKFRTHDGEGILLFERITKANGAKINVSLTGGSIKLRVTFAKKESPVILHGGANLDDGMWHSVSVDISIRRVSLQVDSDFASSRSGRSQGTFLSSSEVFVGADNQGKFGFVGCMRDFMVQGQKLNWTDEYKSQIGEKDMKKCSLLDLCIPNPCRNGGRCSQARNKTICHCAATDFKGPKCETPSFFMQTCADWWKAGKRSNGYYRINPRHLKPFPVYCNMTNIEGPSTIIFHTQDRVRVKAAQYKTGGKYRHVIKYATTNIRNINYLITSSTHCRQYLAYHCYNSVLFDSPKKFNLQSGRGARWVSRDGKLQDYWSGAAHGSMKCACGMNQTCVERSKACNCDTLDNKWHDDGGYLTNVTSLPVKSLIFSVDGTNAKSRYVLGSLECYGSTTKRTTTTIVPVSDTLGTPQPSTKSLTKSPSTISSTAYKPPLSKEDGIRASRAPLGEEVFSSTASTSALEVNSPATPEPTNDKVDIVVIETPKKYITIRENANQELVLIILSVILAIFVIAIVVLLVKQNLFLPCKCKCLKAPLYHDVRHMDVIELGPPSPTYAETEPEPIQQFETSPYQTRNYDIGSSHDCHEMSSPELYSDAETDRLDISNGSCSGISENADVEKDKPEKNIEYEDIDLGVIDFVPSLTSRKQLSTEEKFKKLTEVILDVLSASDVRANHSDRKENPLSPIKPKDVDLRESSFEFSQSHLPANEQLLDSDNDSTATVSELSSDQDLFNGDQCAENYPCDKGTPCSRECNESSKEHTIEIYKPSRERGISRNNWISSDPHDNYLSLDVDNLEDDTLEAQPLSSALSGYDYKEEIPTEIDIMSPCAGNENYRPASCDGGENEVIFHRDDKRKHSSPRSRLFSRQKSEEEALLPSKQANETQEIGSDRFRENIQRHHSGFSNSFYRQPHQQQNASACKKQPENGQTKERRINSSKQVHAQKYETEL, from the coding sequence GTATTCGATGTCTGACGGGAGTATGCAGAATATGACTACTGGAATAGTTTCTATTGAGCATTTTGGAAAAGTCGTTGATATGGCGAATAACGAATGGCATCAAGTGGATTGGACGAAACAGACAACTAATTCGTGGACTCTTTACGTTGACACCTCAACAGAAGTGATCAAAGTCCCTGGATTTCACTCCAGGACTTTTGCAGATCAGACGATTTACCTGGGCGGTGTTGACGTTGATAGGATAAAGTCAAGGCACCTACTTTTAAGCGACCGTGATTTTGTTCCCTTTGAGGGTTGTCTCCAAGACGAACATGTGACTGTAGACGACCTAATGCTGCATAATTTCACGAGAGTAGGAAACGAAACTTTGCCAGACTGCAATGATACAACGGAGGAGTATGACCCAGTTACTTTTAAAAAACCTGAGTCCTTCATGAAGATCGATGTTCCTAGTGTAAACGCTGTCAAGTACAGTGTAAAGTTCCGCACTCATGATGGCGAAGGGATTTTATTATTTGAGAGGATAACGAAAGCAAATGGTGCTAAGATTAACGTCTCTCTAACTGGTGGTAGCATTAAGCTACGTGTGACATTTGCAAAGAAAGAATCTCCCGTCATTCTTCATGGTGGTGCTAATCTTGACGACGGAATGTGGCATTCTGTTTCTGTTGATATCAGCATACGACGAGTAAGTCTGCAGGTTGACTCTGACTTCGCGTCTTCCCGAAGCGGGCGTTCGCAAGGAACATTTTTAAGCAGCTCCGAAGTCTTTGTCGGAGCAGATAATCAAGGCAAGTTCGGCTTTGTAGGATGTATGCGCGATTTCATGGTGCAAGGACAGAAACTCAACTGGACAGATGAATACAAATCCCAGATAGGGGAGAAAGACATGAAAAAGTGTTCTTTGTTGGACCTGTGTATACCTAATCCATGTCGGAATGGTGGAAGATGCTCCCAGGCCAGGAACAAAACAATTTGTCATTGCGCGGCTACTGACTTTAAGGGTCCAAAATGCGAGACACCTTCCTTCTTCATGCAGACATGCGCTGATTGGTGGAAAGCTGGGAAGAGAAGTAATGGATACTATAGGATAAATCCTCGTCATTTAAAACCTTTTCCCGTTTATTGTAATATGACGAACATAGAAGGGCCTTCAACTATAATTTTTCACACTCAAGACAGAGTTCGTGTTAAAGCTGCTCAATATAAAACTGGCGGAAAATACCGTCACGTCATCAAATACGCAACTACTAACATTAGGAACATAAATTATCTTATAACAAGTAGCACTCATTGCAGACAATACCTAGCATACCATTGCTACAACTCAGTCCTTTTTGACTCGCCTAAAAAGTTTAATCTCCAGTCTGGTCGTGGGGCAAGATGGGTGTCACGTGACGGAAAATTACAAGATTACTGGTCGGGTGCCGCGCACGGGAGTATGAAGTGCGCGTGCGGTATGAATCAAACTTGTGTAGAACGTTCTAAAGCCTGTAACTGCGATACTCTTGACAATAAATGGCACGACGATGGCGGGTATTTGACAAATGTAACGAGCCTTCCCGTCAAATCCTTAATATTTAGTGTTGATGGAACCAACGCGAAATCTCGGTACGTACTTGGTAGTCTTGAATGTTACGGGTCGACAACCAAGAGGACAACAACTACTATCGTTCCTGTTAGTGACACTCTAGGTACACCACAACCATCCACTAAAAGTCTAACAAAGTCTCCAAGCACCATTTCTTCCACCGCCTACAAGCCTCCCCTTTCAAAAGAAGATGGAATACGCGCCTCGAGAGCACCGTTAGGAGAAGAAGTGTTTTCCTCCACAGCATCCACCAGCGCCTTAGAAGTGAACAGTCCTGCCACTCCCGAACCAACTAATGACAAAGTTGACATTGTGGTTATCGAAACTCCAAAAAAGTATATAACAATCCGAGAAAACGCCAATCAGGAACTCGTGCTAATTATTCTGAGTGTTATACTTGCCATTTTTGTGATTGCTATTGTTGTGCTTCTcgtcaaacaaaatttatttttaccttgCAAGTGCAAGTGCTTAAAAGCACCTCTGTACCACGATGTGCGCCATATGGATGTTATAGAGCTCGGCCCACCAAGTCCTACGTACGCTGAGACAGAACCGGAGCCGATTCAACAGTTTGAGACAAGTCCCTATCAAACGAGAAATTATGATATTGGATCATCTCATGACTGTCATGAAATGTCATCTCCAGAACTGTACAGTGATGCTGAGACTGACAGACTTGACATCAGCAACGGAAGCTGTTCGGGGATTTCGGAAAATGCCGATGTTGAAAAAGATAAGCCCGAGAAAAACATTGAATACGAAGATATCGACCTCGGGGTCATTGACTTTGTTCCAAGCCTTACCTCCAGAAAGCAGCTTAGCACAGAAGAGAAATTCAAGAAGCTTACGGAGGTCATTTTAGATGTTCTGTCTGCGTCAGACGTCAGAGCTAATCATAGCGACAGAAAGGAAAATCCCTTAAGCCCTATTAAGCCAAAAGACGTAGACCTTCGTGAATCAAGTTTTGAGTTTTCTCAATCGCATCTGCCCGCAAATGAACAGTTGCTGGATTCGGACAATGATTCTACTGCTACAGTTTCAGAGTTAAGCTCAGATCAAGACCTCTTTAATGGAGATCAGTGTGCAGAAAACTATCCATGCGATAAGGGAACTCCTTGCAGTCGTGAGTGCAATGAATCTTCTAAGGAACACACTATCGAGATTTATAAGCCATCACGAGAAAGAGGAATAAGCCGAAACAACTGGATATCGTCCGATCCACATGACAATTATCTATCTTTGGACGTAGACAACCTTGAGGACGATACTCTCGAGGCGCAGCCTTTAAGTTCAGCTTTGAGTGGCTACGATTACAAAGAAGAGATTCCCACTGAAATAGATATTATGTCTCCTTGCGCGGGGAATGAAAATTATCGTCCTGCCTCTTGCGACGGAGGAGAAAATGAAGTGATATTTCATAGGGATGATAAACGAAAGCACAGTTCGCCGCGTTCGCGCttattttcccgccaaaaaagTGAAGAGGAAGCGCTACTTCCCTCAAAGCAAGCAAATGAAACGCAGGAGATAGGAAGCGATCGTTTCCGCGAAAACATTCAAAGGCACCATAGCGGCTTTTCAAATAGCTTTTACCGGCAACCACATCAGCAGCAGAACGCATCAGCTTGCAAAAAGCAGCCTGAAAACGGCCAAACCAAAGAGCGCAGAATAAATTCGTCGAAGCAAGTGCATGCACAAAAATATGAGACCGAACTATAG
- the LOC131794334 gene encoding ras-related protein Rab-30, with protein sequence MEDTSRNDFKYLFKILVIGDVGVGKTSLIRRFTKGYFAENISSTVGVDVDSKILNIHGDKVKLQCWDTAGQEKHRSITQSYYRNADAVIMVFDLTNRGSFASIPQWLMDVQRYTTKNAVKVLVGNKTDLKGAKRMVNSRSAANLAEFEDLLYIETSAKWDDNIETLFTELAEQLRENAKSRNLNRQNCTTNYSVVKKTFSIVSYIKKLGQKLPIQTTATLCGI encoded by the coding sequence aTGGAGGACACATCCCGAAAtgatttcaaatatttgttcaaaattttaGTGATCGGAGATGTTGGCGTTGGGAAAACGTCTTTGATTCGAAGATTTACCAAGGGATACTTCGCCGAGAACATCTCTTCGACCGTTGGCGTTGATGTGGACTCGAAGATTCTGAACATTCATGGCGATAAAGTGAAACTTCAGTGTTGGGACACTGCTGGACAAGAAAAACACCGCTCAATAACACAGAGCTACTACCGAAACGCCGATGCTGTCATCATGGTATTTGACCTTACAAATCGTGGCTCGTTCGCCAGCATACCTCAGTGGTTGATGGATGTTCAGCGTTACACAACGAAGAACGCCGTCAAGGTACTGGTCGGTAACAAAACAGACTTGAAAGGCGCTAAAAGAATGGTGAATTCAAGATCTGCGGCAAATCTCGCAGAATTCGAGGATTTATTGTACATTGAAACGTCCGCTAAATGGGACGACAACATTGAGACTCTTTTCACTGAGTTAGCTGAGCAACTGAGAGAAAATGCAAAGAGCAGGAATCTGAACCGCCAAAACTGTACCACCAACTACAGTGTCGTCAAGAAGACCTTTAGCATTGTATCTTACATAAAGAAACTTGGACAGAAACTGCCTATTCAAACCACGGCGACTTTGTGtggaatttaa